In a genomic window of Ignavibacteriota bacterium:
- a CDS encoding right-handed parallel beta-helix repeat-containing protein: MTLRYGFQRAALRPAFVLILALFCLAPDSFAQLSGTKTIDPGGSGVNNYTTFSAAINDLNTNGVGAGGVTFNVAPGITFTETLPALTATGTSANPIVFQKGASGSNPIIVPATGGSKIPGPFGNMQDAIFRIVGTDYLTIDGIDLADDTVSFTTFATRYEFGYLLLKASVTNACQYVTIRNCNVRLSRTSDRSIGIYVSNMLPAWSSLTSDTAVGGITVTAVTGRSEAIKIYNNTISHCQVPIYVRGYAHGTTPYHLFDHFIEIGKDGGNTLSNYGFASFNACYGIYTIYQDSMHVANNSITNGAGSTTTTTGILTSTAASASVDIYNNTITLTGSATTSQLTGISNGAGSTAALNLVRIYGNTVTGCTYPTATSGAFKGIEQTATAKKVFIYQNNIYSNTLPGTGVMHGIHNSAAMANTDTLRIYSNNVYSQSKTGASGTGAMYGIQASTALVEFYDNSIHDLTCASGQTGTMYGYYNGGAPLTETYTNNTVYNLTHNGSGTLYGMSITTSTGTKNTSVNQIYGLTSGGTVYGYASGYGTVHNVFRNRIHDLTTTGSSATVNGIYLSTSASNVSNNFISDLQATTSTSATAVSGIWIYGGTAANLYYNTVYLDAVSSSATTFGSSAVYINTTPTVEMRNNIFANNSTAGPTGGFTVAYRRTSTTLTSYASGSNNNCFYGGATPAANYLIFYDGTNSDQTMAAYKTRVSTRDASSFRELPPFLNTGATPYDLHLDTSTPTQCESGGTSVTGYLVDYDNDARFGSGSYTGLGSAPDVGADEGDFTVLDLIGPSISYTTLGNGPLAGTRSFQNVTISDASGVNTTSGTNPRVYYKKGSLYNEWNDNTSATNGWKWVETASTSNPYSFTIDYSKLPTALALGDTVYYFVVAQDNAGTPNVGINSGSFASTPSSVALTAPAFPIGGTLNKYFIAGSVQDTISVGVGGRLAKLKTAFDFINSSVITGDVIVRVVGNTVEDTMATLNALAVDPSTAQYGVRVVPVGNVTVASNNTTPAVFNGAALIRLFDADRICIDGINSGGNSLTLQVNDTTKTTAVVWFSSNGNSLGASSDTVKNCSIIGALRQNVGSTNTFGVLLAGTSVTTGSTGADNDNNVISGNTFKRLRYGVYTYGAAAPNVNNNTTITGNIIGPAAWGEDQIGKGGIVIANDSAATITDNEIRYVGGLIGDVPSGTDRAGISLATDAAWTPTTVYVRDAKVLRNNIHDIIDQKNSLSAVGIVVAGVDGTNLTSNIIANNMISNVFANGTSPDRALGIGIGSGNGDYIVYNSISMVGDLDPTGTGTTTMSAHGIFVNTTSATNLTIKNNNVAVDLTCNTTTIYHSPIYIPSAHPWGTGGLDYNNWYYPLTNTQGRTGSIAGTYYTTMATWRTAATRDSNSVEVNPMFTSATDLHVSSGTSRTSLESGGTAIAAVTTDYDGQTRPGGGGTSNGGGTAPDIGADEFDGVPEVNMYYISSTTTQLSTLPVFPNTTPNQIIGVQVVTAGNKIPMKAKRFYFTNTSTSAADVSNAKLYYTGTSPVFATTTQFGSTVAVPGSAFSMTDTTKNLAVGTNYFWLTYDIVNGATIGNQVDARCDSLNVADTLRIPSVTDPAGTRTITGPIAGTYTVGTGGTYPKLSDAFAAANLAGLAGDVRFEIISDISETVSASLNQWNEFPPASNFSITVVPSGGSWTVSGPIAGGALVKLNGADRVRIDGLNSGGNALTLRNTDSSGTDAVVWLSSVGAGQGATRDTLMNLTIIGGGSPVTNSSVTFGIYNGGSSISATTVGNDNDYNVITNNTITRVRYGIATVGGSAANPNFGTKITNNIVGPASYGVDMIGKCGILASNEEDLVVTGNEVRFIGNRIGDTPSGTDLVGISLSSDAAWTATSTYLKNATVSRNMVHDIAEEKTFSGVGILLAGVNGSIASSNTVANNMIYNVLANGTGSDQALGIGIAAGFGDRIVYNSIRLSGDADPTGASANSVSSYGISVYSTAILNPTIRNNVVYTDVTSNTGTLYHGAIYLPASYSFGSGVMDNNDWYYVASNTQARLGAVSTTYYTAMSAWRGATLQDAASLNVDPSFTSATDLHIGSGATPNALESSAVAIAGLTTDYDGQTRPGGGGTSNGGGTAPDMGADEFDGAPADLVAPAITYTPLTNSASTTSRTVSSFATITDASGVNTTSGTRPRLYYKKGGTTNWNSYTDNTSASAGWKYVEASNTTSPFSFTIDYSLLPLGVVSGDTIQYFVVAQDNAATPNVGMLSGVFAAAPSSVDVGSAGFPLSGTINSYKIVTATISGNVTVGPLGTYTSLTKTGGLFADINSKVVTGDITVTIIDSLNEDGTFALNQWAEDPPNSNFTITIVPDGTVERTIYGAAAISLIRLDGADRVTIDGRYSGSGRYLRIVNNVTGNPSFAFVNDASNNVVRNCIFEGANTIAASGVMIVTVSTVNGNDNNVITDNLFSGMRYTSGRPATMLYSGNSTAGAPSNSDCRVTKNEFRNFTNYGVYLTTSRTGSNWVVDSNMFYQTETRSTQLNAIYCDQGDGHSFRYNSIGGSDAVRGGAAMTTTYATTPAFQGIYFAGPLGATNTISNNIIGNVTTSAAGQYNIYATSGNLNITDNRIGSNTAGSDTLFASTSTTYGVYYSGNGTVTVDNDTVGYIQSNNVVYPIYIPGGTATITDNIVNHVAAGSTLYGLYYAGNNSATISGNTLSGLTGAATTLAGIYFSSSGGNNTLSNNSVSGLYNTSTQYGMYHSGTLANATISNNTVSGNTGASSMYGILVGVTGTVSVTNNTVTGFTNNGVSSGIYGLYVQSTLQPATVSNNTVSQLTNNSFQGSIQGMTISSAGTNTVTSNTVGNLTSTRKGNVYMLYLAGGINSASNNIVHTGSTAADSVLNTFSLLGFLVTSSAAGQNVYQNTVFNLTNTSANDSATVVGGIYVSTTPGAQIRRNKVWDISSTGAGLQYRTARLYGIYAQSSGAVVYSNNMVAVGDSIGARVNFSAAEDVDSVTTSEWYYNSFYVTGNNPGTDTTNTYAFNRRAQSTITFRNNLCYNGRTGGTGKHYAIGNTRATYLTNWNPTNVDYNLLVTTDSGTVGDWGPWGYPYSGKALSAWKDSAGGAFTYYATTSQLPSSIFTDPNNANLSVDGTNAASWYMNGNGIAGSASNNIADDYAATSVRSTTLGVGTDIGADEFTASAAPPSLIETGSLAAGQMSYYWFGGRKVAEILWGTGGTLPSAVTGQYYPGVNPPSPLQGQYANAYWNFTATGGSGFTYDMTLFYTPAIWGTLGTEANARLAKRDGGVWTHYPTSTVNTTVKSVTEAGLASFSDFTISDNTNPLPVELVSFRARLLANAVRLDWRTASELNSYRYYIERRGIAGWDEIGFVDARGSVDTPSDYTFTDDRLPAAKEYVYRLRMTDRDGSFSYSNEVRVSTSIAGFELFGNYPNPFNPQTAITFALPTDEHVVISVFDANGREVAMVHSGALPAGTHSFTFTARNLPSGVYRYTVTAGAQMRVGSMVLAR; encoded by the coding sequence ATGACTCTGCGCTATGGATTCCAGCGTGCGGCGCTCCGGCCGGCGTTCGTATTGATCCTCGCTCTGTTCTGCCTCGCACCGGATTCGTTCGCGCAGCTCAGCGGAACGAAGACCATCGATCCGGGAGGCAGCGGCGTTAATAACTACACGACGTTCAGCGCCGCGATCAACGACCTGAACACCAACGGCGTCGGAGCGGGAGGTGTCACCTTCAACGTCGCGCCGGGTATCACCTTCACGGAAACCCTTCCCGCACTCACCGCAACGGGCACGAGCGCAAATCCCATCGTGTTCCAGAAGGGCGCGTCGGGCAGCAATCCTATCATTGTTCCCGCAACGGGCGGTTCGAAAATCCCCGGGCCTTTCGGCAATATGCAGGACGCCATCTTCCGAATTGTCGGAACGGATTACCTCACCATCGACGGTATCGATCTGGCCGATGATACGGTGTCCTTTACCACCTTCGCCACGCGATACGAATTCGGATATCTGCTGCTGAAGGCCAGCGTCACAAACGCCTGCCAGTATGTGACAATTCGGAATTGTAATGTCCGCCTCTCGCGCACGAGTGACCGCTCCATCGGCATCTATGTATCAAACATGCTTCCGGCGTGGTCGTCCTTAACGAGCGACACGGCAGTGGGCGGAATCACGGTCACCGCGGTGACGGGTCGCAGCGAGGCGATCAAGATCTACAACAACACGATCTCACATTGCCAGGTGCCGATTTACGTGCGAGGGTATGCACACGGCACCACACCGTACCATCTCTTTGACCACTTTATTGAGATCGGAAAGGACGGTGGGAACACCCTGAGCAATTACGGATTCGCGTCCTTCAATGCCTGTTACGGCATCTATACGATTTATCAGGACTCCATGCACGTTGCGAACAACAGTATTACCAATGGTGCGGGTTCAACCACCACAACCACCGGTATACTGACCAGCACCGCCGCAAGCGCAAGTGTCGACATCTACAACAACACCATCACGCTTACCGGCAGCGCTACAACGTCGCAACTCACCGGTATTTCGAACGGTGCGGGCAGCACGGCCGCATTGAACCTTGTCCGTATCTACGGGAATACGGTGACGGGATGTACATATCCGACCGCAACCAGTGGTGCCTTTAAAGGTATCGAGCAGACCGCCACGGCGAAAAAGGTGTTCATCTACCAGAACAACATCTACAGCAACACGCTGCCGGGTACCGGCGTCATGCATGGCATACACAACAGCGCCGCTATGGCCAACACCGACACCCTCAGGATCTACTCGAACAACGTGTACTCGCAGAGCAAGACCGGGGCCTCGGGTACCGGCGCGATGTACGGCATCCAGGCGTCAACCGCGCTCGTCGAGTTTTATGATAACTCCATTCATGACCTCACCTGTGCATCGGGACAGACGGGCACCATGTATGGCTACTACAACGGTGGTGCTCCCCTGACGGAAACGTACACCAATAACACCGTGTACAACCTGACACACAATGGTTCGGGCACGTTGTACGGAATGAGCATCACAACGTCCACTGGCACGAAGAACACATCCGTGAATCAGATTTACGGGCTTACGTCCGGCGGCACAGTGTATGGTTACGCCAGCGGCTATGGCACTGTGCACAACGTCTTTCGAAATAGGATCCATGATCTGACGACAACAGGGTCGAGCGCGACGGTCAACGGCATCTATCTCAGCACCAGCGCCTCCAATGTGAGCAACAACTTCATCTCCGATCTGCAGGCCACAACATCGACAAGCGCGACAGCCGTCAGTGGCATCTGGATCTACGGAGGAACCGCCGCGAATCTGTACTACAACACGGTGTATCTCGACGCGGTCAGTTCGTCCGCAACAACATTCGGCAGCAGTGCGGTGTACATCAACACCACACCGACGGTGGAGATGCGCAACAACATTTTTGCCAACAACTCCACAGCGGGCCCGACAGGTGGATTCACCGTGGCGTATCGCCGGACCAGCACGACGCTTACCTCGTACGCGTCCGGTTCGAACAACAACTGTTTCTACGGAGGTGCAACACCCGCCGCGAATTATCTGATCTTCTACGACGGAACCAATTCCGATCAGACCATGGCGGCATACAAGACACGCGTGAGCACGCGTGATGCCTCGTCGTTCCGAGAACTGCCGCCTTTCCTGAACACAGGCGCAACTCCGTATGATCTGCATCTCGACACCAGCACACCGACGCAGTGTGAAAGCGGCGGCACGTCGGTGACCGGGTACCTTGTGGATTACGACAATGACGCGCGTTTTGGATCCGGTTCCTACACCGGTCTCGGCTCCGCTCCGGATGTTGGTGCGGATGAAGGGGACTTCACCGTTCTAGATCTTATTGGTCCGAGCATTTCGTACACGACGCTTGGCAACGGTCCGCTTGCCGGAACACGCAGTTTCCAGAATGTGACAATCTCCGATGCCAGCGGTGTCAACACGACCAGTGGAACGAATCCACGCGTGTATTACAAGAAGGGTTCGCTGTACAACGAATGGAACGATAACACCAGTGCCACGAATGGATGGAAGTGGGTTGAAACAGCGTCGACATCGAATCCCTACTCGTTTACTATCGACTATTCGAAACTGCCGACGGCGCTTGCTCTCGGTGATACGGTGTATTACTTCGTGGTAGCACAGGATAATGCCGGTACACCCAACGTCGGCATCAACAGCGGGAGCTTTGCGTCCACCCCGTCCAGTGTCGCGCTTACCGCTCCGGCCTTCCCGATCGGCGGTACGCTGAACAAATACTTCATCGCCGGATCCGTGCAGGATACGATTTCTGTCGGTGTTGGCGGTCGCCTCGCGAAACTGAAGACGGCGTTCGATTTTATCAATTCCTCGGTGATTACCGGTGATGTTATTGTGCGTGTGGTGGGCAACACGGTGGAAGATACCATGGCCACACTCAACGCGCTGGCGGTCGATCCCTCCACGGCGCAGTACGGCGTGCGTGTGGTGCCCGTGGGCAATGTTACCGTCGCGAGCAACAACACCACTCCGGCCGTGTTCAACGGCGCGGCGCTGATCCGGCTCTTTGATGCGGACCGTATCTGTATCGACGGTATCAACAGCGGCGGCAACAGTCTGACGCTGCAGGTGAACGACACAACAAAGACCACCGCGGTCGTGTGGTTCTCGAGCAACGGCAACTCTCTCGGCGCGTCAAGCGACACGGTGAAGAACTGTTCGATCATCGGCGCGCTGCGGCAGAACGTAGGCAGCACCAATACCTTCGGCGTGCTTCTCGCCGGCACCTCCGTGACAACGGGCAGCACGGGCGCCGACAACGACAACAACGTGATCAGCGGCAACACCTTCAAACGCCTGCGCTACGGTGTGTACACCTACGGCGCCGCGGCCCCGAACGTGAACAACAATACCACGATCACCGGCAATATCATCGGTCCGGCGGCCTGGGGCGAGGACCAGATCGGCAAGGGCGGCATCGTGATTGCAAATGATTCGGCGGCAACCATAACGGACAATGAGATCCGTTATGTCGGCGGCCTGATCGGCGATGTTCCGTCCGGTACGGATCGTGCCGGTATCTCACTCGCAACCGACGCGGCCTGGACACCCACAACGGTGTACGTGCGCGACGCAAAGGTTCTGCGCAACAATATCCACGACATCATCGATCAGAAAAATTCCCTCTCGGCCGTGGGCATCGTTGTCGCCGGTGTGGATGGGACGAATCTGACAAGCAACATCATCGCGAACAACATGATCTCGAACGTGTTCGCGAACGGCACATCGCCTGACCGCGCGCTCGGCATCGGCATCGGGTCCGGCAACGGCGATTATATCGTGTACAACAGCATCTCGATGGTCGGTGATCTCGATCCGACCGGCACGGGTACGACCACGATGAGCGCACACGGCATCTTCGTGAACACCACATCGGCCACGAACCTGACGATCAAGAACAACAACGTGGCCGTGGATCTGACCTGCAACACAACGACGATCTACCACTCGCCCATCTATATTCCGTCCGCGCATCCCTGGGGCACGGGCGGACTCGATTACAACAACTGGTACTACCCGCTGACAAACACGCAGGGCCGCACGGGTTCCATCGCCGGCACGTATTACACCACCATGGCAACATGGCGCACGGCGGCGACACGCGACTCGAATTCCGTCGAGGTCAATCCGATGTTTACATCGGCCACTGATCTTCACGTGTCCAGCGGCACGTCGCGCACATCGCTCGAGTCCGGAGGGACGGCCATCGCTGCAGTGACAACCGACTACGACGGCCAGACGCGTCCGGGCGGCGGCGGCACCTCCAACGGCGGCGGCACCGCGCCCGACATCGGCGCCGACGAATTCGACGGCGTGCCCGAAGTGAACATGTACTACATCTCGAGCACCACGACGCAGCTTTCCACGCTGCCCGTGTTCCCGAACACGACGCCGAATCAGATCATCGGCGTGCAGGTGGTGACCGCGGGAAACAAGATCCCGATGAAGGCGAAACGATTCTACTTCACCAACACCAGCACATCGGCGGCGGATGTCTCGAACGCCAAGCTGTATTACACGGGCACGTCGCCGGTGTTTGCAACCACCACGCAGTTCGGCAGCACTGTCGCGGTTCCGGGCTCCGCTTTCTCGATGACAGACACTACGAAGAATCTCGCTGTGGGGACGAACTATTTCTGGCTCACCTACGACATCGTGAACGGCGCCACCATCGGCAACCAGGTGGACGCGCGGTGTGATTCGTTGAACGTGGCCGACACCCTTCGTATTCCGTCGGTGACCGATCCCGCCGGAACACGCACCATCACGGGTCCGATCGCGGGTACGTACACCGTCGGTACCGGCGGCACCTATCCCAAGTTGTCGGACGCCTTCGCGGCGGCGAACCTCGCCGGACTCGCGGGCGACGTGCGTTTTGAAATCATCAGCGACATCAGCGAGACTGTCTCGGCCTCACTGAACCAGTGGAACGAATTCCCGCCGGCATCGAATTTCTCGATCACGGTGGTGCCTTCGGGCGGCAGTTGGACCGTCAGCGGCCCGATAGCAGGTGGCGCGCTGGTGAAACTCAACGGCGCCGACCGTGTGCGCATCGACGGACTCAACAGCGGCGGCAACGCACTCACGCTGCGCAACACCGATTCCTCGGGCACCGACGCCGTTGTATGGCTTTCGTCCGTGGGCGCGGGGCAGGGCGCGACACGCGACACCCTGATGAACCTCACCATCATCGGCGGCGGATCACCAGTCACCAACAGCAGCGTCACCTTCGGCATCTATAACGGCGGCAGTTCCATCAGTGCCACCACCGTGGGCAACGACAACGATTACAACGTGATCACGAACAACACCATCACGCGCGTCCGCTACGGTATCGCAACCGTCGGCGGCAGCGCGGCGAATCCCAACTTCGGGACCAAGATCACCAACAACATCGTGGGTCCCGCCTCGTACGGTGTCGACATGATCGGCAAGTGCGGCATCCTGGCCTCGAACGAGGAAGATCTTGTTGTAACGGGCAACGAGGTGCGTTTCATCGGCAACCGCATCGGCGACACACCCTCCGGCACCGATCTCGTGGGCATCAGTCTTTCGAGTGACGCCGCGTGGACCGCAACAAGCACGTATCTGAAAAACGCCACCGTGTCGCGGAACATGGTTCACGACATCGCCGAAGAGAAGACCTTCTCCGGTGTCGGCATCCTGCTTGCAGGCGTGAACGGCAGCATCGCAAGCTCGAACACCGTTGCGAACAACATGATCTACAACGTGCTGGCAAACGGCACGGGCTCGGATCAAGCACTGGGTATCGGCATTGCGGCCGGCTTCGGCGATCGTATCGTGTACAACAGCATACGCCTCAGTGGTGATGCCGATCCGACCGGCGCCTCGGCAAACAGTGTCAGCAGCTACGGAATTTCGGTGTACAGCACCGCGATACTGAATCCCACCATCCGCAACAACGTGGTGTACACCGACGTGACGTCGAACACCGGCACGTTGTACCACGGAGCCATCTACCTTCCCGCCTCGTATTCCTTCGGCAGCGGCGTGATGGACAACAACGACTGGTACTACGTGGCATCGAACACGCAGGCGCGCCTCGGGGCGGTGAGCACCACGTATTACACGGCCATGAGCGCCTGGCGCGGTGCGACACTGCAGGACGCCGCGTCCCTCAATGTTGATCCGAGCTTCACATCGGCGACCGACCTTCACATCGGCAGCGGTGCAACACCGAATGCTCTCGAGTCCTCGGCGGTTGCGATCGCGGGTCTGACAACGGACTACGACGGCCAGACGCGTCCGGGCGGCGGCGGCACGAGCAACGGCGGCGGCACGGCTCCCGACATGGGCGCTGATGAATTCGACGGCGCGCCGGCCGATCTCGTCGCTCCGGCGATCACGTACACTCCGCTGACCAACTCCGCGTCGACCACATCACGCACGGTGAGCAGCTTCGCCACCATCACCGACGCAAGCGGTGTCAACACCACGAGCGGCACACGTCCGCGCCTGTATTACAAGAAGGGCGGCACGACGAACTGGAACTCGTACACCGACAACACCAGCGCCAGCGCGGGTTGGAAGTATGTCGAGGCCAGCAACACCACGTCACCCTTCAGCTTCACGATTGACTATTCGCTGCTGCCGCTCGGCGTTGTGTCGGGCGACACGATTCAGTATTTCGTTGTTGCGCAGGACAATGCCGCGACACCGAACGTGGGCATGCTCTCGGGCGTGTTCGCCGCGGCTCCTTCAAGCGTCGATGTCGGCAGCGCCGGCTTCCCGCTCAGCGGCACGATCAATTCCTACAAGATCGTGACGGCGACCATCAGCGGTAACGTGACGGTGGGCCCCCTGGGCACGTACACATCCCTGACCAAGACCGGCGGACTCTTCGCCGACATCAACAGCAAGGTTGTGACGGGCGACATCACCGTGACCATCATCGACAGTCTGAACGAGGACGGCACCTTCGCCCTGAATCAGTGGGCCGAGGATCCGCCCAACAGCAACTTCACCATCACGATCGTTCCCGACGGCACTGTGGAGCGGACGATATATGGCGCGGCTGCCATCTCCCTCATCCGTCTCGACGGTGCGGATCGTGTGACCATAGACGGACGTTACTCGGGCAGCGGACGGTATCTCCGCATTGTCAACAATGTCACGGGTAATCCGTCTTTCGCGTTCGTCAACGACGCATCGAACAACGTCGTCCGGAACTGCATCTTCGAAGGTGCGAACACCATCGCCGCGAGCGGTGTGATGATCGTGACCGTGTCGACCGTGAACGGCAACGATAACAACGTGATCACGGATAATCTCTTTTCCGGGATGCGGTACACCTCCGGACGGCCTGCCACGATGTTGTACTCGGGCAATTCGACCGCGGGCGCGCCTTCGAACAGCGACTGCCGTGTGACGAAGAACGAATTCCGCAACTTCACCAACTACGGCGTGTATCTGACCACCTCCCGCACCGGTTCGAACTGGGTGGTGGACAGCAACATGTTCTATCAGACCGAAACACGCTCAACGCAGCTCAACGCGATTTACTGCGACCAGGGCGACGGACACAGTTTCCGCTACAACAGCATCGGCGGCAGCGACGCGGTGCGCGGCGGCGCGGCGATGACCACCACCTACGCCACCACGCCGGCCTTCCAGGGCATCTACTTCGCCGGACCCCTCGGAGCGACAAACACCATCTCCAACAACATCATCGGCAACGTGACAACAAGCGCCGCTGGTCAGTACAACATCTATGCGACCTCGGGCAACCTGAACATCACCGACAACCGCATCGGTTCGAACACCGCCGGATCCGACACGTTGTTTGCCTCCACAAGCACAACGTACGGCGTGTACTACTCCGGCAACGGCACGGTGACTGTTGACAACGACACGGTGGGATACATCCAGAGCAACAACGTCGTGTACCCGATCTACATACCGGGCGGCACGGCGACGATCACGGATAACATCGTGAACCACGTCGCCGCGGGAAGCACGTTATACGGCCTCTACTACGCCGGCAATAACAGTGCGACAATCAGCGGAAACACCCTGAGCGGTCTGACCGGCGCCGCCACCACGCTTGCGGGTATTTATTTTTCGAGCAGCGGCGGCAACAACACACTCTCGAACAACTCGGTGTCGGGCCTCTACAACACGTCCACACAGTACGGCATGTATCACAGCGGCACGCTGGCGAACGCGACCATCTCGAACAACACGGTGAGCGGCAATACCGGCGCCTCGTCCATGTATGGAATACTCGTCGGTGTCACCGGGACGGTGTCGGTCACGAACAACACCGTGACCGGTTTCACAAACAACGGCGTCTCGTCGGGCATCTACGGCCTCTACGTCCAGAGCACGCTGCAGCCCGCAACGGTCAGCAACAACACCGTGTCGCAACTCACGAACAATTCGTTCCAGGGTTCGATACAAGGCATGACGATATCGTCCGCCGGTACAAACACCGTGACTTCGAACACCGTCGGCAATCTGACCAGCACACGCAAGGGCAACGTGTACATGTTGTACCTCGCGGGCGGCATCAACTCGGCCTCGAACAATATCGTGCATACCGGATCGACCGCCGCCGATTCCGTGCTGAACACCTTCTCGCTGCTCGGCTTCCTCGTCACCTCGTCGGCGGCGGGTCAGAATGTGTATCAGAACACCGTCTTTAATCTGACGAACACGTCCGCCAACGACAGCGCCACCGTCGTGGGCGGCATCTACGTCTCGACCACGCCCGGTGCGCAGATTCGTCGCAACAAGGTGTGGGACATCAGCAGCACCGGCGCGGGTCTGCAGTATCGCACGGCACGCCTCTACGGCATCTACGCGCAGTCGTCGGGCGCAGTTGTGTACAGCAACAACATGGTGGCGGTGGGCGATTCGATCGGCGCGCGTGTGAACTTCTCGGCCGCCGAGGATGTTGATTCGGTCACCACGAGCGAGTGGTACTACAACTCGTTCTACGTGACGGGCAACAATCCCGGAACCGACACCACCAACACCTACGCATTTAATCGTCGCGCACAGAGCACGATCACGTTCCGCAACAACCTCTGTTACAACGGTCGCACGGGAGGCACGGGCAAACACTACGCGATCGGCAACACACGCGCGACCTATCTGACGAACTGGAATCCGACCAATGTGGATTACAACCTGCTGGTCACAACCGATTCCGGTACTGTGGGTGATTGGGGTCCGTGGGGCTATCCGTACTCCGGCAAGGCGCTTTCAGCCTGGAAAGACAGTGCCGGCGGCGCATTCACGTACTACGCCACCACAAGCCAGCTTCCCTCGTCGATCTTCACGGATCCGAACAATGCGAATCTGAGCGTGGACGGCACCAACGCCGCCTCGTGGTACATGAACGGTAACGGCATCGCCGGATCCGCATCCAACAACATCGCGGACGATTACGCCGCCACGAGTGTGCGTTCGACGACGCTTGGTGTCGGGACCGACATCGGCGCCGACGAATTCACGGCTTCGGCCGCGCCGCCGTCGCTGATCGAAACCGGCAGTCTCGCTGCGGGTCAGATGTCGTATTACTGGTTCGGCGGACGCAAGGTCGCCGAAATCCTGTGGGGCACCGGCGGCACGCTGCCGAGCGCAGTCACAGGCCAGTATTATCCGGGCGTCAATCCTCCGAGTCCGCTGCAGGGACAGTATGCCAACGCGTACTGGAACTTCACTGCCACGGGTGGTTCGGGCTTCACGTACGACATGACGCTGTTCTACACACCGGCAATCTGGGGCACGTTGGGCACGGAAGCCAACGCGCGTCTTGCCAAGCGCGACGGCGGCGTGTGGACGCATTATCCGACATCGACCGTAAACACGACGGTAAAGTCCGTGACCGAAGCGGGTCTTGCCTCGTTCTCCGATTTCACGATAAGCGACAACACCAATCCGCTTCCTGTCGAACTCGTCTCGTTCCGCGCGCGACTGCTCGCGAACGCGGTGCGCCTCGACTGGAGGACGGCGAGCGAACTCAACTCGTACCGTTACTACATCGAGCGCCGCGGCATTGCGGGCTGGGATGAGATCGGCTTCGTGGACGCCCGCGGTTCTGTCGACACGCCGAGCGATTACACATTCACCGACGACCGCCTCCCGGCCGCGAAGGAATACGTGTACCGCCTGCGCATGACCGATCGCGACGGCAGTTTCTCGTACTCCAACGAAGTGCGTGTCTCGACCTCCATCGCGGGATTCGAACTGTTCGGCAACTATCCGAATCCGTTTAATCCGCAGACGGCGATCACCTTCGCGCTGCCTACCGACGAACACGTTGTCATCTCGGTGTTCGACGCGAACGGCAGGGAAGTGGCGATGGTGCACTCGGGCGCACTGCCCGCGGGCACACACTCCTTCACGTTTACCGCGCGCAATCTCCCGAGTGGTGTGTACCGATACACCGTGACGGCGGGTGCGCAGATGCGTGTGGGCTCCATGGTGCTCGCGCGGTAA